DNA sequence from the Colletotrichum destructivum chromosome 9, complete sequence genome:
CAGTAAACCctcttacacacacacaggcACACACACCTTGGCTGCATATGACCTCACTGGTGGTCTTTCTCCGCCAAAGATGGATCCCGCAAAGCTCACTGGCCAGGCTCTCCTCAGCCACACCATCCAGACGACGCCCATCATCGACAACCACGCCCATCCGCTgctggacctcgacgccatcgggCGTTACCCGCTTCTTTCCATCACTACCGAGGCCCATGGGGACGCGATCCACGCCTCCTTGACTAGCCTGGCTCACTTGCGTGCCGTGAAGCAGCTGGCCAAAGTGCTCCGATGCGAACCTAGCTGggaggccgtcgtcaacgccaTTGAGGCAAAGCGCATCGAGGACTACGATGCCTGGGTTGCCGAATGCCTGAACGGGATTGAGtccgtccttgtcgacgacggcctggatggcgaggacgccgtctATCCTTACTCGTACTTCAGCGACGTCACGCGGAGCCCGGCCAAGAGAATCGTCCGCATCGAGAAGATCGCCGCCGATATCATCAACCATCACCTGCCCAAGGATGAGTCGGCCGCGAGAGATGCCaaagacgccggcgtcgcgtTCGAAAAGGCTCTCAAGGCGTTCGACCACAGCATCGCGGAAGCCATCGCCGATCCCGAGGTCGTGGGCTTCAAGTCCGTCATCTGCTACAGGACCGGCCTGGCCATCCCCAGACGACCGGACGCCGCAGCGGCCAGGAAGGCCTTTGAAACCATCCACGCGAACCACACGCAAGGGACCGACAAGGCGTTTACGCGCGTCAACCACCACGGGCTGAACGAGTACTTGGTTCACAGGCTCGCGTGCCTCATCAGGAACGCCACGGGCACCGGCAAAAAGCCGATCCAGTTCCATACTGGTCTgggcgacaacgacatcaCTCTCACCTCCGCGTCGCCGTCCCACCTGCAGGACTTCATTCGGCAGTACCCTACGGTGCCCATAGTCTTGCTTCACGCCAGCTACCCCTTTGTAAGAGAGGCCGGGTACCTGGCATGCGTCTACTCCAACGTGTACGCCGACATTGGAGAGATCTTCCCCTTTTTGAGTCGAGATGGGCAGGAAACCGCTCTGAGGCAGATCCTTGAGCTGTGTCCCTGGTCCAAGATTCTCTGGAGCACCGACGGGCATTGGTTCCCTGAGACCTACCTGCTCGCCGTGCTGCAAATGAGAGAGGTATTGGAAAAGGTTGGCGGCATTTCCCTTCTCCGCAGCATCATCTGATGTCCGAGCTAACTTGCTCCAGGTTCTGTGCGAATACGCTCGCAAGGGACACATGACTTGGCGGGAGGGCACCAAGCTGGTGAAGGACATCCTCTTCAACAACTCGAACCACATCTACCACCTGGGACTCGAGTTCAGCTTCGACGAGTCTTTCATCAACCCGAGAAGGCTGTCCGGGCGAAGCGACCTCGACATTCTCGAAGCCTTCTTGGACgggaagaagccgccgcagTACCTCCGCGTCTACTGGAACGACTTGACCGCCACCTCGCGCGTCCGCGCCGTGCCCATGCGGAAGGTCCTCTCCGTCTTGaacgaagacggcgactTCTCGCTGAGCATCACCAAGGCGAGCCTCGGTCTCTTACAGAACGACATGGTTGTCCCAGGCGCGTCTGGCACGGGCGAATATCGACTCCATCCGGACTTCACCTCGCTACAAGAAGGGCCGAGAGAGGGCCACATCAGCGTATTCGGCGATTTCAGGGAGCTAGAAGGGTCCTCCGTCGCCTATTGCCCGCGATCCCTACTCCAGCGCGTGGTGGAGATCGCCGCTCGCCACGGCTTGACCTTCCACCTCGGCTTCGAGATCgagctcgtcctcctcgagcgcaTGGGCAACTCCTTTGAGAAGTACAGAACGCTCGACAACGACGGGCACGCCTGGTCCACCGCCCGCATGATGGACCACCCAGTCTTCACCAAGGTCATTGAGAGGGCCgttgccgagctggacgcGAAAGGAATCTACATCGAGCAGGTCCATCCCGAGAGCGCGCCGGGCCAGTTCGAGGTCATTCTCCCGCAAGCCCCGCCGTTGGAAGCCGTGGACACCCTTCTGTACGTCCGCGAGGTCATCTCcagcatcgccgtcgccgagggaTACAGGATGACCCTCCACCCGAAGCCGTTCCCGACCTCGTGCGGAACGGCGGCCCACGTACACATGTCAATCACCTCGGCCGGAGGATCCAAGCCCGAGACGTACAACCCCTTCTACGCCGGCATCCTGAAGCACCTCCgggccatcgccgccttcacctACAGCAACCCCGTCAGCTACGAAAGGGTCCAGGACGGAGCCTGGGCCGGCGGCCGCTGGGTCACCTGGGGTACGCAGAACCGCGAGACGCCCCTTCGCAAGATCGAGGACAGCCACTGGGAGGTGAAGTGCATGGACGGCCTCGCCAACCCGTACCTCGcgatcgccgccctcctcggcgcgggCACCCACGGGTTCGGGGAGGCGGAGAAGCTGACCTGGGGCGACTGCGAGGTGGACCCGGCCTCTCTGACGGCCAACGACCGCAAGgaactcggcgtcgagcagatGCTCCCGTCGGGGCTTCCcgaggccctcaaggccCTGCGCGGGGACGAGGTCATGAACGAGCTGCTCGGGGAGGATCTGATTGAGAGGTACATCACGAtcaaggaggaagagatgAAGAACCTGGATGCCATCGGCAGTGACGACCG
Encoded proteins:
- a CDS encoding Putative glutamine synthetase, catalytic domain, metal-dependent hydrolase, yielding MDPAKLTGQALLSHTIQTTPIIDNHAHPLLDLDAIGRYPLLSITTEAHGDAIHASLTSLAHLRAVKQLAKVLRCEPSWEAVVNAIEAKRIEDYDAWVAECLNGIESVLVDDGLDGEDAVYPYSYFSDVTRSPAKRIVRIEKIAADIINHHLPKDESAARDAKDAGVAFEKALKAFDHSIAEAIADPEVVGFKSVICYRTGLAIPRRPDAAAARKAFETIHANHTQGTDKAFTRVNHHGLNEYLVHRLACLIRNATGTGKKPIQFHTGLGDNDITLTSASPSHLQDFIRQYPTVPIVLLHASYPFVREAGYLACVYSNVYADIGEIFPFLSRDGQETALRQILELCPWSKILWSTDGHWFPETYLLAVLQMREVLEKVLCEYARKGHMTWREGTKLVKDILFNNSNHIYHLGLEFSFDESFINPRRLSGRSDLDILEAFLDGKKPPQYLRVYWNDLTATSRVRAVPMRKVLSVLNEDGDFSLSITKASLGLLQNDMVVPGASGTGEYRLHPDFTSLQEGPREGHISVFGDFRELEGSSVAYCPRSLLQRVVEIAARHGLTFHLGFEIELVLLERMGNSFEKYRTLDNDGHAWSTARMMDHPVFTKVIERAVAELDAKGIYIEQVHPESAPGQFEVILPQAPPLEAVDTLLYVREVISSIAVAEGYRMTLHPKPFPTSCGTAAHVHMSITSAGGSKPETYNPFYAGILKHLRAIAAFTYSNPVSYERVQDGAWAGGRWVTWGTQNRETPLRKIEDSHWEVKCMDGLANPYLAIAALLGAGTHGFGEAEKLTWGDCEVDPASLTANDRKELGVEQMLPSGLPEALKALRGDEVMNELLGEDLIERYITIKEEEMKNLDAIGSDDRRQWIMERY